From a region of the Georgenia yuyongxinii genome:
- a CDS encoding beta-ketoacyl-[acyl-carrier-protein] synthase family protein, whose translation MARPSVVITGLGTTNPLGGDVASTWEAALAGRSGVRTLDNDWAETYEIPVNFAAQLAVTPDTVLTRQETRRLDPSAQYAMVAAREAWADAGTPEVDGERLGVVIGSGIGGIWTTLTAWDTVKEKGARRVLPLTVPMLMANSPAANVSVYFGAKAGAHAPISACASGAEAIGYGVEMIRSGRADVVIAGGTEAAIHPLPLASFAKMQALSTRNDDPAAASRPYDVDRDGFVMGEGAGIVVLESAEHAAARGATVHAVVAGVGMTADAFDIAPPDPTGAGQERAMRISLADADLSTADVVHVNAHATSTPAGDGVEAAAIRRTLGDAADGATISATKSMTGHLLGGAGALETVFTVLAVREHLAPPTINVAQIQDGIDIDLVRDTPRELHSGDIAAVNNAFGFGGHNVALVIRSA comes from the coding sequence ATGGCACGCCCGTCCGTCGTCATCACCGGTCTGGGTACCACCAACCCCCTGGGGGGTGACGTCGCATCGACGTGGGAGGCGGCCCTCGCCGGACGCTCCGGCGTGCGGACGCTGGACAACGACTGGGCCGAGACCTACGAGATCCCGGTGAACTTCGCGGCCCAGCTCGCCGTCACCCCGGACACGGTCCTCACCCGTCAGGAGACCCGCCGGCTCGACCCCTCGGCGCAGTACGCCATGGTCGCCGCCCGCGAGGCCTGGGCTGACGCCGGCACCCCCGAGGTCGACGGCGAACGGCTCGGCGTCGTCATCGGGTCCGGGATCGGCGGCATCTGGACCACGCTGACCGCGTGGGACACCGTCAAGGAGAAGGGCGCCCGCCGCGTCCTCCCGCTGACCGTGCCGATGCTCATGGCCAACTCCCCCGCCGCCAACGTCTCCGTCTACTTCGGCGCGAAGGCCGGCGCGCACGCCCCGATCTCCGCCTGCGCCTCCGGTGCGGAGGCCATCGGCTACGGCGTGGAGATGATCCGCTCCGGCCGCGCCGACGTCGTCATCGCCGGCGGCACCGAGGCGGCGATCCACCCCCTCCCGCTGGCCTCCTTCGCAAAGATGCAGGCGCTTTCGACCCGCAACGACGACCCCGCCGCCGCCTCGCGGCCCTACGACGTCGACCGTGACGGGTTCGTCATGGGCGAGGGCGCCGGCATCGTGGTCCTGGAGTCCGCCGAGCACGCCGCCGCCCGCGGCGCCACCGTGCACGCCGTCGTCGCCGGCGTGGGCATGACCGCCGACGCCTTCGACATCGCCCCGCCCGACCCGACCGGCGCCGGGCAGGAGCGGGCCATGCGCATCAGCCTGGCCGATGCGGACCTGTCCACCGCGGACGTGGTCCACGTCAACGCCCACGCCACCTCCACCCCCGCCGGCGACGGCGTGGAGGCAGCCGCGATCCGCCGCACCCTGGGCGACGCCGCCGACGGCGCCACGATCTCGGCGACCAAGTCGATGACCGGGCACCTGCTCGGCGGCGCCGGCGCCCTCGAGACCGTCTTCACCGTGCTGGCCGTGCGGGAGCACCTCGCACCGCCGACCATCAACGTCGCCCAGATCCAGGACGGCATCGACATCGACCTGGTCCGCGACACCCCGCGCGAGCTGCACAGCGGCGACATCGCGGCGGTCAACAACGCATTCGGCTTCGGCGGCCACAACGTGGCGCTGGTGATCCGCTCCGCCTGA
- a CDS encoding PucR family transcriptional regulator translates to MLAAVTVSERAGREEGSSDVVRRLRGGTDMLTAAALKRLDAELDWYRDLAAEDRSWIGLVAQAGIAAFISWYEEPANGSYNAQEIFRAAPPELTRSISLQHTLQLVRIVVEVVEDNAVQLAEPGQQRDLRDAVLLYSREVAFSAAEVYARAAETRGAWDARLEALVVDSLVRGVSDESLRSRITALGWSGRGATLVMVGRAPGQMDERRTADVRRACRRAAEDALVGIQGDRLVVVLGGEGNLRAAVDSILPRFGQGPVVLGPEVRDVGDAGRSARAAVAGLLAVHAWQAAPRPVVADDLLPERMLNGDPLARRTLVEELYKPLVAGGTTLVQTLEEYLAQGRSLEGAARALYVHPNTVRYRLRRIGQVVGWDPTDAREGFVLQVALAVGRLAETAARHSGV, encoded by the coding sequence ATGCTCGCCGCTGTGACCGTGAGCGAACGCGCCGGCCGCGAGGAAGGCAGCTCGGACGTCGTCCGGCGCCTGCGCGGCGGCACCGACATGCTCACCGCCGCCGCCCTCAAGCGGCTCGACGCGGAGCTGGACTGGTATCGCGATCTCGCCGCCGAGGACCGCTCCTGGATCGGGCTGGTCGCGCAGGCCGGTATCGCCGCCTTCATCTCCTGGTACGAAGAGCCCGCCAACGGCTCGTACAACGCCCAGGAGATCTTCCGGGCCGCGCCGCCGGAGCTGACCCGGTCGATCTCCCTCCAGCACACCCTCCAGCTGGTCCGCATCGTGGTCGAGGTGGTCGAGGACAACGCCGTCCAGCTCGCCGAGCCCGGCCAGCAGCGGGACCTGCGCGACGCCGTCCTCCTCTACTCGCGCGAGGTGGCCTTCTCCGCGGCCGAGGTCTACGCCCGTGCCGCCGAGACGCGCGGCGCCTGGGACGCCCGCCTCGAGGCGCTGGTGGTCGACTCGCTCGTGCGGGGGGTCTCCGACGAGTCGTTGCGCTCGCGCATCACCGCCCTGGGGTGGTCCGGCCGTGGCGCCACCCTGGTCATGGTCGGCCGGGCCCCGGGCCAGATGGACGAACGGCGGACCGCCGACGTGCGCCGCGCCTGCCGACGTGCCGCCGAGGACGCCCTGGTCGGCATCCAGGGGGACCGGCTCGTGGTCGTCCTCGGCGGGGAGGGGAACCTGCGCGCGGCGGTCGACTCGATCCTCCCCAGGTTCGGGCAGGGCCCGGTGGTCCTGGGCCCCGAGGTGCGCGACGTCGGCGACGCCGGCCGTTCCGCCCGTGCCGCCGTCGCCGGGCTCCTGGCCGTGCACGCCTGGCAGGCGGCACCCCGCCCGGTGGTCGCGGACGACCTGCTGCCCGAGCGCATGCTCAACGGTGACCCGCTGGCCCGGCGCACCCTGGTGGAGGAGCTCTACAAGCCCCTCGTCGCGGGTGGCACCACCTTGGTGCAGACCCTCGAGGAGTACCTGGCCCAAGGCCGATCCCTCGAGGGTGCCGCCCGCGCGCTGTACGTCCACCCCAACACCGTGCGCTACCGGCTGCGTCGCATCGGGCAGGTGGTCGGGTGGGACCCCACCGACGCGCGCGAAGGCTTCGTGCTCCAGGTGGCCCTCGCCGTCGGGCGGCTGGCGGAGACGGCCGCCCGGCACAGCGGCGTCTGA
- a CDS encoding ACP S-malonyltransferase — MLALLCPGQGAQTPGMLAPWLDEPVLRERLESYAAVTELDLVALGTTADAETIKDTRVAQPLLTAASLLSFHALLLDGGAPGPDVTAGHSVGELAAAAIAGVLSDEDALVLVRERGRAMADAAAARPTGMTAVVGGNPEEVAAALARQHLTAANVNGGGQVVAAGTLEQLAALAADPPARARVIPLQVAGAFHTEHMAPAVAHVREVAVTLTPGEPTVTLLSNADGTPVASGPEVLTRLINQVASPVRWDLCCEQMLALGVTGAVELCPGGVLTGLARRTLPGVETVAIKSPDDLPAARELMTRHGGTR, encoded by the coding sequence GTGCTTGCCCTCCTGTGCCCTGGACAGGGCGCCCAGACCCCCGGCATGCTCGCCCCCTGGCTCGATGAGCCGGTCCTGCGCGAGCGCCTGGAGTCCTACGCCGCCGTCACCGAGCTTGACCTCGTCGCCCTCGGCACCACCGCCGACGCGGAGACCATCAAGGACACCCGCGTCGCGCAGCCGCTGCTGACCGCGGCCTCGCTGCTGTCCTTCCACGCCCTCCTGCTCGACGGCGGAGCCCCCGGTCCCGACGTCACCGCGGGTCACTCCGTGGGTGAGCTGGCGGCCGCCGCGATCGCCGGTGTCCTCAGCGACGAGGACGCGCTGGTCCTCGTGCGCGAGCGCGGCCGTGCCATGGCCGACGCCGCCGCCGCGCGCCCGACCGGCATGACCGCTGTCGTCGGGGGGAATCCGGAGGAGGTGGCCGCGGCGCTCGCCCGGCAGCACCTGACCGCCGCCAACGTCAACGGCGGCGGCCAGGTGGTCGCGGCTGGGACCCTCGAGCAGCTCGCCGCCCTCGCCGCCGACCCGCCCGCCCGCGCTCGGGTGATCCCGCTGCAGGTCGCCGGTGCGTTCCACACCGAGCACATGGCCCCCGCCGTCGCCCACGTGCGCGAGGTCGCCGTGACGCTCACCCCGGGCGAGCCCACCGTGACCCTTCTCTCCAACGCGGACGGCACCCCGGTCGCCTCCGGACCAGAGGTGCTGACGCGCCTGATCAACCAGGTCGCCAGCCCCGTGCGGTGGGACCTGTGCTGCGAGCAGATGCTTGCCCTCGGGGTCACCGGCGCGGTGGAGCTGTGCCCCGGCGGCGTCCTGACCGGGCTGGCGCGGCGTACTCTGCCAGGGGTCGAGACCGTGGCGATCAAGAGCCCCGACGACCTGCCCGCAGCCCGCGAGCTGATGACCCGCCACGGAGGAACCCGATGA
- the def gene encoding peptide deformylase, giving the protein MAFREIRVVGDPVLRTRCEEITEIDDRVRSLVEDLLETVDADGRAGLAANQIGVGLRAFSWNIDDEIGYVLNPRVVEVSEDEYQDGDEGCLSVPGLWFPTKRAWYARVEGIDLDGKKVVVEGEELMGRCLQHEVDHLDGMLYLDRLDKAVRKKAMKAIREQL; this is encoded by the coding sequence ATGGCATTTCGTGAGATCCGTGTCGTTGGTGATCCCGTCCTGCGCACCCGCTGCGAGGAGATCACGGAGATCGACGACCGCGTCCGGTCACTGGTGGAGGACCTGCTCGAGACGGTCGATGCAGACGGTCGAGCCGGGCTGGCCGCGAACCAGATCGGTGTGGGGCTGCGGGCGTTCTCCTGGAACATCGACGACGAGATCGGCTATGTCCTCAACCCGCGGGTCGTGGAGGTCTCCGAGGACGAGTACCAGGACGGCGACGAGGGCTGCCTGTCCGTGCCGGGTCTGTGGTTCCCGACCAAGCGGGCCTGGTATGCCCGGGTCGAGGGCATCGACCTCGACGGCAAGAAGGTCGTCGTCGAGGGCGAGGAGCTCATGGGCCGGTGCCTGCAGCACGAGGTGGACCACCTCGACGGCATGCTCTACCTGGACAGGCTGGACAAGGCCGTGCGCAAGAAGGCCATGAAGGCCATCCGCGAGCAGCTCTGA
- a CDS encoding acyl carrier protein — protein sequence MAFSEQEILAGLAEIVNEETGLPTESVTAEKSFTDDLDVDSLSMMTIATLAEEKFEVRIPDEEVGNLKTVQDAVNYINGAQTA from the coding sequence ATGGCTTTCAGCGAGCAGGAGATCCTTGCCGGCCTGGCCGAGATCGTCAACGAGGAGACGGGGCTGCCCACCGAGTCCGTCACCGCCGAGAAGTCCTTCACCGACGACCTCGACGTCGACTCCCTCTCGATGATGACGATCGCCACACTCGCCGAGGAGAAGTTCGAGGTGCGCATCCCGGACGAGGAGGTCGGCAACCTGAAGACCGTCCAGGACGCCGTCAACTACATCAACGGCGCGCAGACCGCCTGA
- a CDS encoding beta-ketoacyl-ACP synthase III: protein MTRPALLAAQPVRHARILGVGGVRGENVVLNDDIAGPINSSDEWIRQRTGIVSRRRAAEETTVVDLAEGAANAALEAAGITGAEVDAVIVGTVTWFEQTPSLAAVLADRIGANPAAAYDISAACAGYAYGIAQADALVRAGTARHVLVVGVEKMSDFIDPTDRSISFLLGDGAGAAVVGPSDAPGIGRTVWGSDGSAAKVIGQTHSWLDYRNAEPGAEVEWPTLRQEGPSVYKWAVFQMTPVAKQAIEAAGLKPEDIDVFLPHQANMRIIDHMVKYLGLREDVVVARDIAETGNTSAASIPLATERLLREGQAKSGDIALQIGFGAGLAYAAQVVVLP, encoded by the coding sequence ATGACCCGCCCCGCCCTGCTCGCCGCCCAGCCCGTCCGCCACGCCCGCATCCTCGGCGTCGGCGGCGTCCGCGGCGAGAACGTCGTCCTCAACGACGACATCGCGGGGCCGATCAACTCCTCCGACGAGTGGATCCGCCAGCGCACCGGCATCGTCTCGCGCCGTCGTGCCGCCGAGGAGACCACCGTCGTCGATCTGGCCGAGGGCGCCGCGAACGCCGCGCTCGAGGCCGCCGGGATCACCGGCGCCGAGGTGGACGCCGTCATCGTGGGCACCGTCACATGGTTCGAGCAGACTCCGTCCCTGGCCGCGGTCCTCGCCGACCGGATCGGCGCCAACCCCGCCGCCGCCTACGACATCTCCGCCGCCTGCGCCGGCTACGCCTACGGCATTGCCCAGGCCGACGCGCTCGTGCGCGCCGGGACGGCCCGGCACGTGCTCGTCGTCGGCGTGGAGAAGATGTCCGACTTCATCGACCCCACCGACCGCTCGATCAGCTTCCTGCTGGGCGACGGCGCCGGTGCCGCCGTCGTCGGCCCCTCCGACGCGCCGGGCATCGGCCGGACGGTGTGGGGCTCGGACGGCTCCGCCGCCAAGGTCATCGGCCAGACCCACTCCTGGCTCGACTACCGCAACGCCGAGCCGGGCGCGGAGGTGGAGTGGCCCACCCTGCGCCAGGAGGGCCCGTCCGTGTACAAGTGGGCGGTCTTCCAGATGACGCCGGTGGCCAAGCAGGCCATCGAGGCCGCCGGCCTCAAGCCGGAGGACATCGACGTGTTCCTCCCCCACCAGGCGAACATGCGCATCATCGACCACATGGTGAAGTACCTCGGGCTGCGCGAGGACGTGGTCGTCGCCCGGGACATCGCCGAGACCGGGAACACCTCCGCGGCGTCCATCCCGCTGGCCACCGAGCGGCTGCTGCGCGAGGGCCAGGCCAAGAGCGGCGACATCGCCCTGCAGATCGGCTTCGGCGCAGGCCTCGCCTACGCTGCGCAGGTCGTGGTGCTGCCGTAA
- a CDS encoding DUF3145 domain-containing protein — protein MSGAFTRGVIFVHSAPRALCPHIEWAAGTVLDARVTLEWTAQPAAPGMYRAEYSWTGAVGTGARLASALRGWTHLRYEITEEASSGCDGGRWSHTPELGIFHAQTDAHGNVVVPEDRVRAALVHATDPVRMRHELDLALGQAWDDELEPFRYAGAGAPVRWLHRVG, from the coding sequence ATGAGTGGTGCCTTCACCCGCGGCGTCATCTTCGTGCACTCTGCGCCCCGCGCGCTGTGCCCGCACATCGAGTGGGCCGCGGGCACGGTGCTCGACGCCCGCGTGACCCTGGAGTGGACGGCGCAGCCGGCCGCGCCAGGCATGTACCGGGCCGAGTACTCCTGGACCGGTGCCGTGGGCACCGGGGCGCGTCTGGCATCGGCGCTGCGCGGATGGACCCACCTGCGTTACGAGATCACCGAGGAAGCGAGCTCGGGCTGCGACGGCGGACGCTGGTCGCACACGCCCGAGCTCGGGATCTTCCACGCGCAGACGGACGCCCACGGCAACGTGGTGGTCCCCGAGGACCGTGTCCGCGCAGCGCTCGTCCACGCCACCGACCCGGTGCGCATGCGTCACGAGCTCGACCTCGCCCTGGGGCAGGCGTGGGACGACGAGCTTGAACCCTTCCGGTACGCGGGCGCGGGTGCCCCCGTCCGGTGGCTGCACCGCGTGGGCTGA
- a CDS encoding response regulator transcription factor, producing MTETPTLLVVEDDATINQALTDRLRAEGFTVVQAYDGPGAVAAHETHGPDLVVLDVMLPGFDGIEVCRRIQATRPVPVLMLTARVDETDVLVGLGVGADDYVTKPFRMRELVARIRALLRRVDRARELAGSGTPRLEIGDLTVDQAQRRVSVAGAEVHLTPLEFDLLAALAEAPGAVRTREDLMQEVWGWSDAHGTRTLDSHVKALRAKIGAARVRTVHGVGYAIEAVR from the coding sequence ATGACCGAGACGCCGACGCTCCTCGTGGTCGAGGACGACGCCACCATCAACCAGGCCCTGACCGACCGCCTCCGGGCCGAGGGGTTCACGGTGGTCCAGGCCTACGACGGCCCTGGCGCCGTGGCCGCCCACGAGACCCACGGCCCCGACCTGGTGGTGCTCGACGTCATGCTGCCCGGGTTCGACGGGATCGAGGTGTGCCGACGCATCCAGGCCACCCGCCCGGTCCCGGTGCTCATGCTCACCGCCCGGGTCGACGAGACCGACGTGCTCGTCGGCCTGGGTGTCGGCGCCGACGACTACGTCACCAAGCCCTTCCGGATGCGCGAGCTCGTCGCCCGCATCCGCGCGCTCCTGCGCCGCGTCGATCGGGCACGAGAGCTCGCCGGGTCCGGCACGCCGCGCCTGGAGATCGGCGACCTCACCGTCGACCAGGCCCAGCGCCGGGTCAGCGTCGCCGGTGCCGAGGTCCACCTCACCCCGCTCGAGTTCGACCTCCTGGCCGCCCTGGCGGAAGCACCCGGCGCCGTCCGCACCCGCGAGGACCTCATGCAGGAGGTCTGGGGCTGGTCCGACGCCCACGGCACCCGCACCCTCGACAGCCACGTCAAGGCGCTGCGCGCCAAGATCGGGGCAGCGCGGGTCCGCACGGTCCACGGCGTGGGCTACGCCATCGAGGCCGTCCGATGA
- a CDS encoding DUF4153 domain-containing protein has product MSTDRPDLDRPLDAIRSIKVKFGLLVGLSVVTAALVAEIGDRASVPAWLSIPVTVAAALAVTQWLARGMTSPLREMTDAAARMARGDYSRRVTATSTDEVGRLARAFNTMAADLGTADQQRRQLVATVSHELRTPLAAQQALLENLADGVTHPDEATLRAALAQSERLSDLVGDLLDLSRVEDGADRLRLGPVDVGELVDRAVAEASVGARGVGLVTDVAPGLVVTADPGRLAQVVANLLDNAIRHTPAGGEVTVRTAADGPDHWALEVADQGPGIPPDRAQQIFTRYWTAGEGGGGTGLGLAIASWVCDLHGGSIAVVPTSDGAPGARIRAVLPRNPGVPARSPAAPAPSPSIEEPIMSTATPAPPPGPPGQSAASALSTAGPSTTAAPAMSTPAAASFVESLFVGLWPAREPATAPLALFGSLALGVVAALVLPERNLGLGTLMVLLLAGALVWRTALLRRRPWTLFSAALCLGLGALLVLRAAEWLAVLALLVVAVLVTTALTGARTLVPMAGAAAAWVLSAIRGLPLLGRTISATSSHRLLWPVLRTAAISLVALVVFGGLFASGDAVFGSWVSRLVPDLAWDSLILRSFVFVLVGGVVLAGCYLALNPPKVEALALPAARPVARAWEWLVPVGIVIAVFVAFGVAQAAPMWGGHSYVLRTTGMSYADYVHQGFGQLTVATILTLATIALAVRKAPQRTSRDRLLLRIALGLLCLLTLGVVASALFRMAVYQQAFGYTVLRVLVDAFELWLGLLVVLVILAGVRWSGRWLPRAALASGAALLLAVGLANPEAWVASKNIERFEETGKIDTAYLATLGPDATPVIAEGLPANLAQCVLAQQRDTRADDALEWNLGRARAAQVDVGNGLGVGCAN; this is encoded by the coding sequence ATGAGCACCGACCGACCGGACCTGGACCGCCCGCTCGACGCGATCCGCTCGATCAAGGTCAAGTTCGGCCTGCTCGTCGGCCTGAGCGTGGTCACCGCAGCGCTCGTGGCCGAGATCGGCGACCGCGCCTCGGTGCCCGCGTGGCTCAGCATCCCGGTGACCGTGGCGGCCGCCCTCGCCGTCACCCAGTGGCTGGCCCGGGGCATGACGTCGCCGCTGCGGGAGATGACCGACGCCGCCGCGCGGATGGCCCGCGGGGACTACTCCCGGCGCGTCACGGCCACCTCCACCGACGAGGTGGGCCGCCTCGCCCGGGCCTTCAACACGATGGCCGCCGATCTCGGTACGGCCGACCAGCAACGCCGCCAGCTCGTCGCCACCGTCTCGCACGAGCTGCGCACCCCGCTCGCGGCGCAGCAGGCCCTCCTGGAGAACCTGGCCGACGGCGTCACCCATCCGGACGAGGCGACCTTGCGTGCCGCCCTGGCCCAGTCCGAGCGGCTGAGCGACCTCGTGGGCGACCTGCTCGACCTCAGCCGTGTCGAGGACGGCGCGGACCGGTTGCGGCTCGGCCCCGTCGACGTCGGCGAGCTGGTCGACCGGGCCGTCGCGGAGGCGTCGGTAGGTGCCCGCGGGGTCGGGCTGGTCACCGACGTCGCGCCGGGACTGGTCGTCACCGCGGACCCGGGCCGCCTCGCGCAGGTGGTCGCCAACCTCCTGGACAACGCCATCCGGCACACGCCGGCCGGCGGCGAGGTGACCGTCCGGACCGCGGCCGACGGCCCGGACCACTGGGCCCTCGAGGTCGCCGACCAGGGCCCGGGCATCCCACCCGACCGCGCCCAGCAGATCTTCACCCGCTACTGGACCGCTGGCGAGGGCGGCGGCGGGACCGGCCTGGGCCTGGCCATCGCCAGCTGGGTCTGCGACCTCCACGGCGGCTCGATCGCCGTGGTCCCGACCTCGGACGGCGCACCTGGCGCCCGCATCCGCGCCGTACTTCCCCGGAACCCCGGCGTGCCGGCGCGGTCACCCGCCGCCCCCGCCCCCAGTCCCAGCATCGAGGAGCCCATCATGTCCACCGCCACTCCGGCGCCCCCACCCGGGCCGCCCGGTCAGTCGGCCGCATCGGCGCTCTCCACAGCCGGCCCGAGCACCACGGCGGCCCCGGCCATGTCGACACCCGCAGCCGCGAGCTTCGTCGAGTCCCTCTTCGTCGGTCTGTGGCCCGCACGCGAGCCGGCCACCGCACCGCTGGCCCTCTTCGGCTCGCTCGCCCTCGGGGTTGTCGCCGCCCTCGTGCTGCCCGAGCGCAACCTCGGGCTCGGCACACTCATGGTGCTGCTGCTCGCCGGCGCCCTGGTCTGGCGCACCGCCCTCCTGCGTCGACGGCCCTGGACACTCTTCTCTGCGGCCCTCTGCCTCGGGCTCGGCGCGCTGCTGGTCCTGCGCGCCGCCGAGTGGCTGGCGGTCCTCGCCCTGCTCGTGGTGGCCGTCTTGGTCACCACCGCCCTCACCGGCGCCCGCACCCTCGTCCCGATGGCGGGCGCCGCCGCGGCCTGGGTGCTCTCGGCCATTCGCGGCCTGCCGCTGCTCGGGCGGACCATCTCGGCGACAAGCAGCCACCGGCTGCTCTGGCCCGTCCTGCGCACCGCCGCGATCTCGCTCGTCGCGCTCGTGGTGTTCGGCGGCCTGTTCGCCTCCGGCGACGCCGTCTTCGGCTCCTGGGTCTCCCGCCTCGTCCCCGACCTGGCCTGGGACTCCCTGATCCTGCGGTCCTTCGTGTTCGTCCTGGTCGGCGGTGTCGTCCTCGCCGGCTGCTACCTGGCGCTGAACCCGCCCAAGGTCGAGGCCCTGGCCCTGCCGGCAGCCCGCCCGGTGGCACGGGCCTGGGAGTGGCTGGTCCCGGTCGGCATCGTCATCGCCGTGTTCGTGGCTTTCGGGGTGGCGCAGGCCGCTCCGATGTGGGGCGGGCACAGCTACGTGCTGCGTACCACCGGCATGAGCTACGCCGACTACGTCCACCAGGGCTTCGGGCAGCTGACCGTGGCCACCATCCTCACCCTGGCCACGATCGCCCTCGCGGTCCGCAAGGCGCCGCAGCGCACGAGCCGGGACCGGCTGCTGCTCCGTATCGCCCTGGGTCTGCTGTGCCTGCTCACGCTGGGGGTCGTCGCCTCCGCCCTGTTCCGGATGGCCGTCTACCAGCAGGCGTTCGGGTACACGGTGCTGCGGGTGCTCGTGGACGCGTTCGAGCTGTGGCTGGGCCTGCTCGTGGTGCTGGTGATCCTCGCCGGTGTGCGGTGGTCGGGGCGGTGGCTCCCGCGGGCCGCGCTCGCCTCGGGAGCGGCGCTGCTGCTGGCCGTCGGGCTCGCCAACCCGGAGGCCTGGGTGGCGTCGAAGAACATCGAGCGGTTCGAGGAGACCGGCAAGATCGACACGGCCTACCTCGCCACGCTGGGTCCCGACGCCACACCGGTGATCGCCGAGGGACTGCCGGCGAACCTGGCCCAGTGCGTCCTCGCGCAGCAGCGTGACACCCGCGCCGACGATGCCCTCGAGTGGAACCTCGGCCGGGCCCGCGCGGCCCAGGTCGACGTCGGCAACGGGCTCGGCGTGGGGTGCGCCAACTAG